The stretch of DNA CATCAAAGAATCTAATGtaaatcactagaagcatgcaTTCAACATATAAAAAGGCTATAACGATGGTTACCCTGTCGACATCAACATTATGCCTGCACACTACCATTGAAGTCCCAAGTTCCCCTTTGGTGATAAACTTGACCGTCTTCCCCTTCTCCTCAATAATCTTAATCGTAACTACAATTAATACGAAACACAACTCCATCAAATCTAATTGCAAAGTAAACCAGCAAGAATCactaaaaaacatgaaaaaataaaagaagcaaAATAATAACCATCGTCCCCACTATCAGCGAGTTCGCTGCAAATTGTTGAAAACACAAGAGAAGGCATCCTTAGACTAGCCAGGATCTCTGTCTCAATAATGGGATGGTGCATATGCAACGGATGCAGCTGTCGTGGGTTGTCTGTACTTATCTCTTTCATTATCGTAAACTCCGATATCTTGCCATGACCTGCAACACACCTAtgtttataaaagtataaattttgaagtggaagagaatgagagataaGAAACTCACATGGAGTCTCGATGAGGACTGTGACATCCTCTCGTCCGCGACAGTCTTGCATGGTGATGATTTCATCATCGGAGGTTACATGAAAGATCCGGGACATGCAGTGGAGGTCGAGGGCAATGGCGACTGTGTGGTCGCAGTGGTAATGGTCGAAAGCATCTCCGGGGAGGACGACGGCTACAGTTGCCCCTAATGAACGATTGGTGGCTTTCAGGGAGAAACCGGCGGGGGAGAAAACCAAGTTGGCTCCATCAGTTACCACTTTCTTTGTGATCTTTATCACCTTCTTCAGAATTGAACCTTGCACCACACAAGCTTCCACCAtctttctaatttctttttctctttcgcTTTCTTTCTTGTTACTCTTTTCTATCTATCACCAGCTACCAACAAGCAACACAACACTGCCACAGAAAACGAATGCGAATGACAATGGTATGATTCCTTAATGACGGTTTTGTTCGTTTTTTAGTCCAACTTCGTTTTTTAGTTGGGTCCGTTGCCGCGGTTacttcttttaaattttttgaccTAATTGTATTTATTGTACTAATTATCATTCGAtcctaataattttattgacaaTGATACTtaactttacatttttttctacttcaatcctttaatttattaatttatgatataGATTAATATGAatcattgattaatatattaatatctttttcttttaaagaattaattattcatattaaatcacataaaaaaataaaaataaaagtcaacaaataaaattcaaaatataaattttctaatGTTATGCTTAGTTAACTCCACACTTACAATTATgtgattttataaaatcaataatacTTACCTGATCACATATTAACAATGCatgatatatatgtatatataaaattgataaattaaaaattcatttaagaTAGTTACCAAACAAAGGAAGTACTACCTTTAGTTATAGTGTACAAAggattaatatttaattaatgcatatcaataacaataattagaATATATAGTTAAGTTTGAAACAATatcctaaatttatattttgttttggaaatatttataaaattaaataatttaagtgATGGACAATATTCAATCTTGAAAGATAAAGAATGAAGATGAGGAAAGGATGTCCTTgatagtatatttattttattaatctaaAGCCTAATTTATTGGCAATACATCACCACTTAAAGACAAATATTATTGTACAATTCGTTATGTAAAaagtaataacaaaataaataacccCTTTGAAATAACTCCAAACTTAGTTGTTACcccattataatttatttaacacGCCCTTCcttaaattcataaataaatatcagtTTAAAAAATTACCTTTCAAACTAagacttaaaaattttaaatgccGATGAATTTATTTGAGCGCTAAAACAAAGATATTTGAAAGAATTTAGATGTTTACTTCTttcaatatattaataaaaaataagtttacaACACTTATTATTGTGTCGATTTACAATACCCTTAAAAGAATTGTGGTGAGAGGTTAATTCTTATGGGAAGTTGAGGATTTAATCAAATAGTATtggataaatataattaaatattgtatagttagttatttttgtttctttggaGCTTATTAATATAGCTTTTAGTTTCCCACAAACAAGATACATTCATGGAatatgctgataaaaaaaattcatggaaTATCTGAAAAGTCTATctcaattagtttttttaaaggTTATTGTGCTAAACTAATACTAAGGTGTTCTCTTCACTTGTAGTATGGTGAATCTTGaagaacaatttaaaaaaaataaaataaaatattacatctaaaatttatatatttaattacgaTTTAGACTcttaataaatttggaaactttCAGTTTAGTCCATATTAAAATTGTGTGCtatattaaattcttaaaatttttaaaaacttttcaattgagtttccattattttagattttcttttttacctATTATGTCCACTATGACTATACTTAAATATCGTCATATAATACATTATTGCAAATTACCATAATAACTAAAATCTCTAAAGAATTCGTTGTTgtatttacttaaaattattcttaaagctaataaaaattataaatttataaaaatataaaattagaagaattaaattataaatttataattatgaaatataaaacaaaatatataattatataattttatgattttataatttcaaaattttatgattttatagtttttaatttcattGTGTGTgctataattcttttttatgatAATGTAGATAAAAAAACGGAGGCTTTATAAATGTTTAGATTCAAAACGCTCATTATactcttttctttccttttatttttattttttatatataggtTGGAATATtccaaatatttcttttaatataattctttttctatatatatatatataatttatttatgaagaaaaatatgtattttgatttttttttttatgctaaGGGTCTTATATATTAGGCTTAATTAGACTTTTGGTCCCCTACTTTATATGCgaggttcattttggtcctcttATTTTTTCggggttcaatttagtcccctaGTTTGTGTAGGAGGTTCAATTCAGTCCTGTGTGTTAACAgcgttaaaaaaattaacagcaGAGTGATTTGATGTGATACTGTGACAATTAAAAATGACGTGTCAAGTAGGAACATCAGATTATGTGGACAGTAGAGAACGAGAAATTAAAGGCAGTGGTAATTGGGTTTTGAATGAAATTAGGGTTGGGGTGTTTTGAACGAAATTAGGGTTCGTCGAAGAAAGAAATTTGGGTGCGAGAAAGAAATTGGGGATAACTGTTGAACAAATTAGGATTCGAGGAAGAAGCGAAAATCAATCAATATATAACGATTCGAGGAGGAAGGATTTGCGGTCTCCTTCGGTGCAGCATAGGTTCGTCGCTGTGTTTGTAGTGGCACGAAATCGAAGGTAAGTTTTGCATACCGCACAAGTTACAGGAGCAAGATGAAGAAGAATGGCCCCTAGACATCACTCAAAATTAAGAAAGCTTGCCAAATGAAGATGAATTCCAACAAAACGAAGAAGACGACTGAAATTAGGGCAAATGAACACTTCTATCTCCATAAATAACCTTCATTGCCACCTCATTACTCCACATTGATGACAAGGTATTTAGAACTTGCCACGTTCCTGTTCCTGTTCCAAACAGACACAGTGACACTATTCTGACGCCGTTTAACTAAAACTAACGGGAAGGACCATTTTAAACTGTTTTAACAaattgaaggactaaattgaaccccAAAAAAATAAGAGGACCAAAATGAATTTCGCATATAAAATAGGGGACCAAAAGTCTAATTAAGCCTATATATTATGATAACATTAGAAACATTAGAGTGTGAAATAAGCACTACAATTGTGGGTTCTAAGAAAAACTTTCACCAAACTTATAGCTCacacaatttaaaatatcttgaatGAAAGCAGTGATATGGAGTTAGACTTAGCATCAGAGATTCACTACAACTCACTCTTTTCATCACCCCttccaatttttaaaagatgaatttattaaacatttaacGTCGAttcaaaattaagttaaattataatatacgaAAGAAGgttaataaaatcatattataacctattctattattttatttttatcggATTATTATTAAATAGCTCAGAAATATATAGTTTCatactattatataattataaaaaattgtattgagTTGTGAAGAGAAGATCCTAAAAGTGTGACAGGTGGTTCAAATGTGATGAAGATGGAGTTGTATCGAAGGAAAAGCTACAATTAATGCACTAAGGTCATTCACGAGATACATACCTTAAAGAAATTTTGGACCCCTTTTTAATATCATTGTTGACCTTCAAAaaaaaccaaaccaaatttaattGTGAATCTAGAGTTCCAAACCCACAACACCCACCCCAGAAATACCCAAAAAGAAATTGCACAaatatttttgggttaaatatggttttgattcctcaattttcaataaattttataattagtttatttcgaaattttaaatcaatttaatttttcatctttaaaaatatgtgaatttaattcttttaatcaaattttattaagtttatttgacatttcaagcacgttttataatagtatttaacttaacattaaagtaaaaatatgtcacacaatataaataactcaaatacaatcatgAGATGCGTACGAAATATcgaataaacctaacaaaatttgattaaaatgactaaatccacatatttcgaaagatgaaagactaaattggtccaaaatttcaaaataaattaatttcaagaTTCATTAagttaagagacaaaaacatatttaacctaatattttttataaattaaaaaatattaaatgtaaaattaaccaaaactataaataaataatttgttcttGACCTCTCAGGATCCCTCAAGAAAGCTAGCTGCCACAATTCACATAAAGTAGTTTGAAATGACACTTTTTTTCTAATacttaaattcttttatatatttttttaaaattatcatattttaataattttgaaaaaaaaaatgcataatttttcACAAATGAAGTGAGAAGGAAGAGAGAGGTTTGATCACATGAATCCCCACagcatatattaatatattaactgTCCACCTAAACACCCCAAACTAGAATAAACGAGTTCACTCACTGTTGTTCCATATGGACCGACTCAAACTTTGGGATAAAATAATTCCTTTTAATTTGGCTTTAGTACATGTTTTTAGCACCTCAATTACCTACGAGTTCTTAAAATGCATATCGGTATAGTAAagaaagatatatttaaattagtgaAATATGATTTTATCTAACCttgattgaaatttaaaattagtttttcattaaaataactcaatttaattttttatctttaaaaatatgaatttagtcactttaactaaattttgttaaattattttgcGTTTTAAATTCATGATAGACATTTGAATTGTTCATACCATTTGATACATATTCGTTCTGTTTCAATATTAGCTAAGAGTCAAGTTTGAAAcattgttaaataaacttagcaaaattttagttaaataaattttagatgaCTAAGTGTGTGTTTAGTTTTGCGTCAATGTAGAATTGATTAGAATTGATTTTCTGACGCAGAATCAGTACGTGCTTGGTTTCtaaaatcatttcaaaaataaaaaaattcatgttgaatgaaaatcaactaattattattatttttgtgatggAGAATTGATGTTGGAATAAATTCTCCAACCCTAATCCAACACCCTAAATGGGTCAAAGATTCTAAAAAATGACtactttcaacaatttttttaaaaaaatcaaaaatatatttaactctttgaattattaatatctttgagttattaagagttaaatatgtttttggtcccttgacttttagtgaattttagaattagtccatttcgaaactttggaccaatttagttattcatctttcgaaattgatggatttagtcattttaatcaaattttattaagtttatttgacatttcaaacgggtttcataatagtatttgagacattaaagaaaaaatatgtcaaatagaataaaaactcaaattcaatcctgaaatgcgtacgaaacatcaaataaacctaacaaaatttgattaaaagaactaaattcacatatttcaaatgatgaatgactaaattggtctaaagtttcaaaatggactaatttttaaatttactgaaaaatataaaaaatacatatttaaccggacaaaaaacatatttaaccaattattaatatttaacctCTGTTTCAAGATTCCAACCATTACAAGCTTTATAAATATCACTACAGTCATCacatttgaaaaaattgaatccgatcttaaaagaaacgaaaaaattgaataataattaggggtggcaatgcgggctggcccgccccgccccgcacattttatgcgggccgcatactctggcccgccccgcataaaggttggcccgcgggcccgcgggccggcccgttttttttttttttaatttttttatttatttattttttttatgataaaactttcaatgtttaaaaattgggaaactttaagaagttcacaaaattaagtaaagactttggggaattagatgataaattgataattcaacattttcatcatattcatactatgacatacacaatgtattctttaaattttagcagcACATTaagaattacataatacttgtcttttccaattatacaagaatttgaaatgttaatgcaagagttcataaaagaagtaattaatatacacaagtgcaagttttttttcttttttttaattttatgcgggcttgcggACCGGGAGCCTATGCGGGCTCACTATCCTGGCCCGCCCCGCGTTTTTTATGCAGGCCTGCGGGCTGGGCCCGCGGgccaggccctaattgccatccctaataataatatataagcaGCAAAACTTATAAATTTGTCTATTAGACCAAGTAACCTTGTATATTATcacaaagaaaaatttaatatacaatttgaaaatcataaaaaaaaaaacacactccTAAATTCTAAATCCTAAACTCTAAATCCTAAATTCTAAATACTAAACTCAACGTACACAGATACTCAAATTATGGTAAAAACACTCCaactaactttttatttttataataaattccATCTTTTTCATCCTATATTTCCGAATCTGGActttaactaataaaattaaattcaattccAAACGTAGCATTAAAATGCCACAAcatcaataaaaacaaataataacactaaagaaaaacaaaatgaaggATTGGACATACATGAAAGATTTAAGAATTTGGATGCCACGTCATTTGTACATTATAACTATGTCATAAAATAGGGATCAAATAGCCATGCATCCCTTAGAATTAATAATTGTCGACTATAGTTTGTAAAAGTTTTTATCTTTCATTTACATTATAAttatctaaattcttcaaaatattttactttaatttatctttacttcATGGTATTTATTCTAGATTTCGACttctttcaatttgtttttcaaaacaCTACTAGTTTCAATCATCTTTTACCATCTATATTTCTACAATACTCTTAAATTGTATTTACTATATTACCTAAATTTTACATGGATTATTCACAATTATTACTTTCAATCACCTAATTTTTATAATCGAATCTGATTTTTG from Vigna unguiculata cultivar IT97K-499-35 chromosome 8, ASM411807v1, whole genome shotgun sequence encodes:
- the LOC114195516 gene encoding proliferating cell nuclear antigen-like, translating into MVEACVVQGSILKKVIKITKKVVTDGANLVFSPAGFSLKATNRSLGATVAVVLPGDAFDHYHCDHTVAIALDLHCMSRIFHVTSDDEIITMQDCRGREDVTVLIETPCHGKISEFTIMKEISTDNPRQLHPLHMHHPIIETEILASLRMPSLVFSTICSELADSGDDVTIKIIEEKGKTVKFITKGELGTSMVVCRHNVDVDRVEEAIVIEMNETVSVTFSLRLINSFARGAESLSETVDINFLRDKPSVVEYKIAQTGYARFYLHPSKEH